One part of the Flavobacterium johnsoniae UW101 genome encodes these proteins:
- a CDS encoding DUF5908 family protein, giving the protein MPIEIKELHIKINVNESSNSGVKPAASSSLNNEKDTVAECVEQVMKIIERKKER; this is encoded by the coding sequence ATGCCAATTGAAATCAAAGAGCTTCACATTAAAATAAACGTGAACGAAAGCTCAAATTCGGGTGTAAAACCAGCTGCTTCATCTTCATTAAACAATGAAAAAGATACTGTGGCTGAGTGTGTCGAGCAAGTAATGAAAATTATTGAACGTAAAAAAGAACGCTGA